From one Mobula birostris isolate sMobBir1 chromosome 18, sMobBir1.hap1, whole genome shotgun sequence genomic stretch:
- the prc1b gene encoding protein regulator of cytokinesis 1b isoform X1: MVRRSDALATESVTCLNAALAHLRNIWEEIGIPEDQRLQRTEVVKKHIKGLLDMMIAEEENLRQRLKKSIAVCQKELHAVCQELSLAVCLPEEDCTMLQLEKDLRTRLEVLLKEKKERMAKLKSLKEQDEELCDILCTTGYSIDVDAVPSIEQLDAFCAHIASLNEEKERRRAEFVATKKKIILCMDELDQLPDTSFERDIVCEDEDAFCLSNENIIGLKTLLQQLEMKRTQNEAKCSELRSQIINLWDWLKISDEERNAFAVNMVGSRAKTMQTLQTELERLEVLKLQNMKNVIEAVRQELVSYWDKCFFSSEQRQAFAPYYEENYTEDLLQLHNLELNRLKQYYQTHQQLFEGVWKWEENWQLYLGFEKKASDPNRFTNRGGNLLKEEKQRTKLYKMLPKLEEELKVQIEAWEQEHCSQFLVNGQNFMGYVSEQWERHKLEKEREKQERQLKKNRLIEEEMLYGSAPKTPSKRKVNPANTPGKLRKLNGTSIASATPNSTFRSAIGSSVCFSPISRPPLSGRKPGQSTCTPGYSAKKLPRHGFNERNKENISHLSATAVSGASIGFSTQRNNLSVNSVATTYSEFARELSKVSKSNCQSQVLNSTTTNIHT, encoded by the exons TGATGCACTGGCCACAGAGTCAGTTACCTGTCTCAATGCTGCACTTGCCCATCTTCGAAATATCTGGGAAGAAATTGGAATTCCAGAAGATCAAAGACTGCAGAGAACAGAAGTTGTTAAAAAGCATATTAAA GGGCTACTGGATATGATGATTGCAGAGGAAGAAAATCTAAGGCAGCGGCTGAAAAAGAGCATTGCAGTGTGCCAGAAAGAACTCCATGCAGTGTGTCAGGAACTCAGTTTGGCTGTATGTCTG CCAGAAGAAGATTGCACAATGTTGCAGCTGGAAAAAGATCTAAGGACACGCTTGGAGGTTCTCttaaaagagaaaaaagagagaatggCAAAGTTAAAATCCCTTAAAGAACAAGATGAGGAGCTTTGTGATATTCTCTGTACAACAGGTTACTCCATTGATGTTGATGCTGTTCCCAGTATTGAACAGCTAGATGCATTTTGTGCACACATTGCTTCACTTAATGAGGAAAAG GAACGCAGAAGGGCTGAGTTTGTGGCAACTAAGAAAAAGATAATTTTGTGCATGGATGAACTTGATCAGCTGCCTGACACTAGCTTTGAGAGAGATATTGTGTGTGAGGATGAGGATGCATTCTGCCTGTCTAATGAGAATATTATTGGTCTGAAAACATTACTTCAACAG CTGGAGATGAAGAGAACTCAGAATGAAGCAAAATGCTCGGAGCTGAGAAGTCAAATAATTAACCTGTGGGACTGGCTGAAAATTTCTGATGAAGAACGTAATGCTTTTGCCGTAAACATGGTTGGATCCAGGGCTAAAACAATGCAAACA TTGCAGACAGAGTTGGAACGTCTTGAAGTCCTGAAATTACAAAACATGAAAAATGTGATTGAAGCTGTCCGACAAGAGCTGGTGTCCTACTGGGATAAATGTTTCTTCAGCTCTGAACAGCGACAAGCTTTTGCTCCATATTATGAAG AGAATTACACCGAAGATTTATTGCAGCTTCATAACTTGGAGCTGAATCGATTGAAGCAGTATTATCAAACACACCAGCAGCTATTTGAGGGTGTCTGGAAGTGGGAAGAAAATTGGCAGCTTTACTTGGGTTTTGAG AAAAAGGCATCGGACCCAAACCGGTTCACCAACCGAGGAGGCAACCTGTTAAAAGAGGAGAAGCAGAGAACCAAGCTGTACAAAATGCTGCCTAAA CTGGAAGAAGAGTTGAAGGTGCAGATCGAGGCCTGGGAGCAGGAGCATTGTTCACAATTTTTGGTTAATGGACAAAACTTCATGGGTTATGTATCGGAGCAATGGGAGCGGCATAAATTGGAGAAAGAGCGTGAGAAACAAGAGCGG CAACTGAAAAAGAATAGGCTGATTGAAGAAGAAATGCTGTATGGCAGTGCACCAAAAACTCCAAGCAAGCGAAAGGTTAATCCAGCCAATACACCAGGGAAGTTACGGAAG CTAAATGGTACATCGATTGCTAGTGCCACTCCCAACAGCACCTTTCGCTCTGCTATTGGCAGTAGTGTCTGTTTCTCACCAATCTCCCGACCCCCACTGTCTGGACGCAAG CCAGGGCAATCTACGTGCACACCGGGATATTCTGCTAAAAAACTCCCACGCCATGGTTTCAATGAAAGGAACAAAGAGAATATTTCTCACTTAAGTGCAACAGCAGTGAGTGGTGCGTCTATCGGCTTCTCCACGCAACGGAATAATCTCAGCGTAAATTCAGTTGCCACCACTTATTCTGAGTTTGCG
- the prc1b gene encoding protein regulator of cytokinesis 1b isoform X5: protein MVRRSDALATESVTCLNAALAHLRNIWEEIGIPEDQRLQRTEVVKKHIKGLLDMMIAEEENLRQRLKKSIAVCQKELHAVCQELSLAVCLPEEDCTMLQLEKDLRTRLEVLLKEKKERMAKLKSLKEQDEELCDILCTTGYSIDVDAVPSIEQLDAFCAHIASLNEEKERRRAEFVATKKKIILCMDELDQLPDTSFERDIVCEDEDAFCLSNENIIGLKTLLQQLEMKRTQNEAKCSELRSQIINLWDWLKISDEERNAFAVNMVGSRAKTMQTLQTELERLEVLKLQNMKNVIEAVRQELVSYWDKCFFSSEQRQAFAPYYEENYTEDLLQLHNLELNRLKQYYQTHQQLFEGVWKWEENWQLYLGFEKKASDPNRFTNRGGNLLKEEKQRTKLYKMLPKLEEELKVQIEAWEQEHCSQFLVNGQNFMGYVSEQWERHKLEKEREKQERQLKKNRLIEEEMLYGSAPKTPSKRKVNPANTPGKLRKLNGTSIASATPNSTFRSAIGSSVCFSPISRPPLSGRKRELSKVSKSNCQSQVLNSTTTNIHT, encoded by the exons TGATGCACTGGCCACAGAGTCAGTTACCTGTCTCAATGCTGCACTTGCCCATCTTCGAAATATCTGGGAAGAAATTGGAATTCCAGAAGATCAAAGACTGCAGAGAACAGAAGTTGTTAAAAAGCATATTAAA GGGCTACTGGATATGATGATTGCAGAGGAAGAAAATCTAAGGCAGCGGCTGAAAAAGAGCATTGCAGTGTGCCAGAAAGAACTCCATGCAGTGTGTCAGGAACTCAGTTTGGCTGTATGTCTG CCAGAAGAAGATTGCACAATGTTGCAGCTGGAAAAAGATCTAAGGACACGCTTGGAGGTTCTCttaaaagagaaaaaagagagaatggCAAAGTTAAAATCCCTTAAAGAACAAGATGAGGAGCTTTGTGATATTCTCTGTACAACAGGTTACTCCATTGATGTTGATGCTGTTCCCAGTATTGAACAGCTAGATGCATTTTGTGCACACATTGCTTCACTTAATGAGGAAAAG GAACGCAGAAGGGCTGAGTTTGTGGCAACTAAGAAAAAGATAATTTTGTGCATGGATGAACTTGATCAGCTGCCTGACACTAGCTTTGAGAGAGATATTGTGTGTGAGGATGAGGATGCATTCTGCCTGTCTAATGAGAATATTATTGGTCTGAAAACATTACTTCAACAG CTGGAGATGAAGAGAACTCAGAATGAAGCAAAATGCTCGGAGCTGAGAAGTCAAATAATTAACCTGTGGGACTGGCTGAAAATTTCTGATGAAGAACGTAATGCTTTTGCCGTAAACATGGTTGGATCCAGGGCTAAAACAATGCAAACA TTGCAGACAGAGTTGGAACGTCTTGAAGTCCTGAAATTACAAAACATGAAAAATGTGATTGAAGCTGTCCGACAAGAGCTGGTGTCCTACTGGGATAAATGTTTCTTCAGCTCTGAACAGCGACAAGCTTTTGCTCCATATTATGAAG AGAATTACACCGAAGATTTATTGCAGCTTCATAACTTGGAGCTGAATCGATTGAAGCAGTATTATCAAACACACCAGCAGCTATTTGAGGGTGTCTGGAAGTGGGAAGAAAATTGGCAGCTTTACTTGGGTTTTGAG AAAAAGGCATCGGACCCAAACCGGTTCACCAACCGAGGAGGCAACCTGTTAAAAGAGGAGAAGCAGAGAACCAAGCTGTACAAAATGCTGCCTAAA CTGGAAGAAGAGTTGAAGGTGCAGATCGAGGCCTGGGAGCAGGAGCATTGTTCACAATTTTTGGTTAATGGACAAAACTTCATGGGTTATGTATCGGAGCAATGGGAGCGGCATAAATTGGAGAAAGAGCGTGAGAAACAAGAGCGG CAACTGAAAAAGAATAGGCTGATTGAAGAAGAAATGCTGTATGGCAGTGCACCAAAAACTCCAAGCAAGCGAAAGGTTAATCCAGCCAATACACCAGGGAAGTTACGGAAG CTAAATGGTACATCGATTGCTAGTGCCACTCCCAACAGCACCTTTCGCTCTGCTATTGGCAGTAGTGTCTGTTTCTCACCAATCTCCCGACCCCCACTGTCTGGACGCAAG
- the prc1b gene encoding protein regulator of cytokinesis 1b isoform X2, translating to MVRRSDALATESVTCLNAALAHLRNIWEEIGIPEDQRLQRTEVVKKHIKGLLDMMIAEEENLRQRLKKSIAVCQKELHAVCQELSLAVCLPEEDCTMLQLEKDLRTRLEVLLKEKKERMAKLKSLKEQDEELCDILCTTGYSIDVDAVPSIEQLDAFCAHIASLNEEKERRRAEFVATKKKIILCMDELDQLPDTSFERDIVCEDEDAFCLSNENIIGLKTLLQQLEMKRTQNEAKCSELRSQIINLWDWLKISDEERNAFAVNMVGSRAKTMQTLQTELERLEVLKLQNMKNVIEAVRQELVSYWDKCFFSSEQRQAFAPYYEENYTEDLLQLHNLELNRLKQYYQTHQQLFEGVWKWEENWQLYLGFEKKASDPNRFTNRGGNLLKEEKQRTKLYKMLPKLEEELKVQIEAWEQEHCSQFLVNGQNFMGYVSEQWERHKLEKEREKQERQLKKNRLIEEEMLYGSAPKTPSKRKVNPANTPGKLRKLNGTSIASATPNSTFRSAIGSSVCFSPISRPPLSGRKPGQSTCTPGYSAKKLPRHGFNERNKENISHLSATAVSGASIGFSTQRNNLSRELSKVSKSNCQSQVLNSTTTNIHT from the exons TGATGCACTGGCCACAGAGTCAGTTACCTGTCTCAATGCTGCACTTGCCCATCTTCGAAATATCTGGGAAGAAATTGGAATTCCAGAAGATCAAAGACTGCAGAGAACAGAAGTTGTTAAAAAGCATATTAAA GGGCTACTGGATATGATGATTGCAGAGGAAGAAAATCTAAGGCAGCGGCTGAAAAAGAGCATTGCAGTGTGCCAGAAAGAACTCCATGCAGTGTGTCAGGAACTCAGTTTGGCTGTATGTCTG CCAGAAGAAGATTGCACAATGTTGCAGCTGGAAAAAGATCTAAGGACACGCTTGGAGGTTCTCttaaaagagaaaaaagagagaatggCAAAGTTAAAATCCCTTAAAGAACAAGATGAGGAGCTTTGTGATATTCTCTGTACAACAGGTTACTCCATTGATGTTGATGCTGTTCCCAGTATTGAACAGCTAGATGCATTTTGTGCACACATTGCTTCACTTAATGAGGAAAAG GAACGCAGAAGGGCTGAGTTTGTGGCAACTAAGAAAAAGATAATTTTGTGCATGGATGAACTTGATCAGCTGCCTGACACTAGCTTTGAGAGAGATATTGTGTGTGAGGATGAGGATGCATTCTGCCTGTCTAATGAGAATATTATTGGTCTGAAAACATTACTTCAACAG CTGGAGATGAAGAGAACTCAGAATGAAGCAAAATGCTCGGAGCTGAGAAGTCAAATAATTAACCTGTGGGACTGGCTGAAAATTTCTGATGAAGAACGTAATGCTTTTGCCGTAAACATGGTTGGATCCAGGGCTAAAACAATGCAAACA TTGCAGACAGAGTTGGAACGTCTTGAAGTCCTGAAATTACAAAACATGAAAAATGTGATTGAAGCTGTCCGACAAGAGCTGGTGTCCTACTGGGATAAATGTTTCTTCAGCTCTGAACAGCGACAAGCTTTTGCTCCATATTATGAAG AGAATTACACCGAAGATTTATTGCAGCTTCATAACTTGGAGCTGAATCGATTGAAGCAGTATTATCAAACACACCAGCAGCTATTTGAGGGTGTCTGGAAGTGGGAAGAAAATTGGCAGCTTTACTTGGGTTTTGAG AAAAAGGCATCGGACCCAAACCGGTTCACCAACCGAGGAGGCAACCTGTTAAAAGAGGAGAAGCAGAGAACCAAGCTGTACAAAATGCTGCCTAAA CTGGAAGAAGAGTTGAAGGTGCAGATCGAGGCCTGGGAGCAGGAGCATTGTTCACAATTTTTGGTTAATGGACAAAACTTCATGGGTTATGTATCGGAGCAATGGGAGCGGCATAAATTGGAGAAAGAGCGTGAGAAACAAGAGCGG CAACTGAAAAAGAATAGGCTGATTGAAGAAGAAATGCTGTATGGCAGTGCACCAAAAACTCCAAGCAAGCGAAAGGTTAATCCAGCCAATACACCAGGGAAGTTACGGAAG CTAAATGGTACATCGATTGCTAGTGCCACTCCCAACAGCACCTTTCGCTCTGCTATTGGCAGTAGTGTCTGTTTCTCACCAATCTCCCGACCCCCACTGTCTGGACGCAAG CCAGGGCAATCTACGTGCACACCGGGATATTCTGCTAAAAAACTCCCACGCCATGGTTTCAATGAAAGGAACAAAGAGAATATTTCTCACTTAAGTGCAACAGCAGTGAGTGGTGCGTCTATCGGCTTCTCCACGCAACGGAATAATCTCAGC
- the prc1b gene encoding protein regulator of cytokinesis 1b isoform X3 — protein MVRRSDALATESVTCLNAALAHLRNIWEEIGIPEDQRLQRTEVVKKHIKGLLDMMIAEEENLRQRLKKSIAVCQKELHAVCQELSLAVCLPEEDCTMLQLEKDLRTRLEVLLKEKKERMAKLKSLKEQDEELCDILCTTGYSIDVDAVPSIEQLDAFCAHIASLNEEKERRRAEFVATKKKIILCMDELDQLPDTSFERDIVCEDEDAFCLSNENIIGLKTLLQQLEMKRTQNEAKCSELRSQIINLWDWLKISDEERNAFAVNMVGSRAKTMQTLQTELERLEVLKLQNMKNVIEAVRQELVSYWDKCFFSSEQRQAFAPYYEENYTEDLLQLHNLELNRLKQYYQTHQQLFEGVWKWEENWQLYLGFEKKASDPNRFTNRGGNLLKEEKQRTKLYKMLPKLEEELKVQIEAWEQEHCSQFLVNGQNFMGYVSEQWERHKLEKEREKQERQLKKNRLIEEEMLYGSAPKTPSKRKVNPANTPGKLRKPGQSTCTPGYSAKKLPRHGFNERNKENISHLSATAVSGASIGFSTQRNNLSVNSVATTYSEFARELSKVSKSNCQSQVLNSTTTNIHT, from the exons TGATGCACTGGCCACAGAGTCAGTTACCTGTCTCAATGCTGCACTTGCCCATCTTCGAAATATCTGGGAAGAAATTGGAATTCCAGAAGATCAAAGACTGCAGAGAACAGAAGTTGTTAAAAAGCATATTAAA GGGCTACTGGATATGATGATTGCAGAGGAAGAAAATCTAAGGCAGCGGCTGAAAAAGAGCATTGCAGTGTGCCAGAAAGAACTCCATGCAGTGTGTCAGGAACTCAGTTTGGCTGTATGTCTG CCAGAAGAAGATTGCACAATGTTGCAGCTGGAAAAAGATCTAAGGACACGCTTGGAGGTTCTCttaaaagagaaaaaagagagaatggCAAAGTTAAAATCCCTTAAAGAACAAGATGAGGAGCTTTGTGATATTCTCTGTACAACAGGTTACTCCATTGATGTTGATGCTGTTCCCAGTATTGAACAGCTAGATGCATTTTGTGCACACATTGCTTCACTTAATGAGGAAAAG GAACGCAGAAGGGCTGAGTTTGTGGCAACTAAGAAAAAGATAATTTTGTGCATGGATGAACTTGATCAGCTGCCTGACACTAGCTTTGAGAGAGATATTGTGTGTGAGGATGAGGATGCATTCTGCCTGTCTAATGAGAATATTATTGGTCTGAAAACATTACTTCAACAG CTGGAGATGAAGAGAACTCAGAATGAAGCAAAATGCTCGGAGCTGAGAAGTCAAATAATTAACCTGTGGGACTGGCTGAAAATTTCTGATGAAGAACGTAATGCTTTTGCCGTAAACATGGTTGGATCCAGGGCTAAAACAATGCAAACA TTGCAGACAGAGTTGGAACGTCTTGAAGTCCTGAAATTACAAAACATGAAAAATGTGATTGAAGCTGTCCGACAAGAGCTGGTGTCCTACTGGGATAAATGTTTCTTCAGCTCTGAACAGCGACAAGCTTTTGCTCCATATTATGAAG AGAATTACACCGAAGATTTATTGCAGCTTCATAACTTGGAGCTGAATCGATTGAAGCAGTATTATCAAACACACCAGCAGCTATTTGAGGGTGTCTGGAAGTGGGAAGAAAATTGGCAGCTTTACTTGGGTTTTGAG AAAAAGGCATCGGACCCAAACCGGTTCACCAACCGAGGAGGCAACCTGTTAAAAGAGGAGAAGCAGAGAACCAAGCTGTACAAAATGCTGCCTAAA CTGGAAGAAGAGTTGAAGGTGCAGATCGAGGCCTGGGAGCAGGAGCATTGTTCACAATTTTTGGTTAATGGACAAAACTTCATGGGTTATGTATCGGAGCAATGGGAGCGGCATAAATTGGAGAAAGAGCGTGAGAAACAAGAGCGG CAACTGAAAAAGAATAGGCTGATTGAAGAAGAAATGCTGTATGGCAGTGCACCAAAAACTCCAAGCAAGCGAAAGGTTAATCCAGCCAATACACCAGGGAAGTTACGGAAG CCAGGGCAATCTACGTGCACACCGGGATATTCTGCTAAAAAACTCCCACGCCATGGTTTCAATGAAAGGAACAAAGAGAATATTTCTCACTTAAGTGCAACAGCAGTGAGTGGTGCGTCTATCGGCTTCTCCACGCAACGGAATAATCTCAGCGTAAATTCAGTTGCCACCACTTATTCTGAGTTTGCG
- the prc1b gene encoding protein regulator of cytokinesis 1b isoform X4 yields the protein MVRRSDALATESVTCLNAALAHLRNIWEEIGIPEDQRLQRTEVVKKHIKGLLDMMIAEEENLRQRLKKSIAVCQKELHAVCQELSLAVCLPEEDCTMLQLEKDLRTRLEVLLKEKKERMAKLKSLKEQDEELCDILCTTGYSIDVDAVPSIEQLDAFCAHIASLNEEKERRRAEFVATKKKIILCMDELDQLPDTSFERDIVCEDEDAFCLSNENIIGLKTLLQQLEMKRTQNEAKCSELRSQIINLWDWLKISDEERNAFAVNMVGSRAKTMQTLQTELERLEVLKLQNMKNVIEAVRQELVSYWDKCFFSSEQRQAFAPYYEENYTEDLLQLHNLELNRLKQYYQTHQQLFEGVWKWEENWQLYLGFEKKASDPNRFTNRGGNLLKEEKQRTKLYKMLPKLEEELKVQIEAWEQEHCSQFLVNGQNFMGYVSEQWERHKLEKEREKQERQLKKNRLIEEEMLYGSAPKTPSKRKVNPANTPGKLRKLNGTSIASATPNSTFRSAIGSSVCFSPISRPPLSGRKPGQSTCTPGYSAKKLPRHGFNERNKENISHLSATAVSARAFKSFQV from the exons TGATGCACTGGCCACAGAGTCAGTTACCTGTCTCAATGCTGCACTTGCCCATCTTCGAAATATCTGGGAAGAAATTGGAATTCCAGAAGATCAAAGACTGCAGAGAACAGAAGTTGTTAAAAAGCATATTAAA GGGCTACTGGATATGATGATTGCAGAGGAAGAAAATCTAAGGCAGCGGCTGAAAAAGAGCATTGCAGTGTGCCAGAAAGAACTCCATGCAGTGTGTCAGGAACTCAGTTTGGCTGTATGTCTG CCAGAAGAAGATTGCACAATGTTGCAGCTGGAAAAAGATCTAAGGACACGCTTGGAGGTTCTCttaaaagagaaaaaagagagaatggCAAAGTTAAAATCCCTTAAAGAACAAGATGAGGAGCTTTGTGATATTCTCTGTACAACAGGTTACTCCATTGATGTTGATGCTGTTCCCAGTATTGAACAGCTAGATGCATTTTGTGCACACATTGCTTCACTTAATGAGGAAAAG GAACGCAGAAGGGCTGAGTTTGTGGCAACTAAGAAAAAGATAATTTTGTGCATGGATGAACTTGATCAGCTGCCTGACACTAGCTTTGAGAGAGATATTGTGTGTGAGGATGAGGATGCATTCTGCCTGTCTAATGAGAATATTATTGGTCTGAAAACATTACTTCAACAG CTGGAGATGAAGAGAACTCAGAATGAAGCAAAATGCTCGGAGCTGAGAAGTCAAATAATTAACCTGTGGGACTGGCTGAAAATTTCTGATGAAGAACGTAATGCTTTTGCCGTAAACATGGTTGGATCCAGGGCTAAAACAATGCAAACA TTGCAGACAGAGTTGGAACGTCTTGAAGTCCTGAAATTACAAAACATGAAAAATGTGATTGAAGCTGTCCGACAAGAGCTGGTGTCCTACTGGGATAAATGTTTCTTCAGCTCTGAACAGCGACAAGCTTTTGCTCCATATTATGAAG AGAATTACACCGAAGATTTATTGCAGCTTCATAACTTGGAGCTGAATCGATTGAAGCAGTATTATCAAACACACCAGCAGCTATTTGAGGGTGTCTGGAAGTGGGAAGAAAATTGGCAGCTTTACTTGGGTTTTGAG AAAAAGGCATCGGACCCAAACCGGTTCACCAACCGAGGAGGCAACCTGTTAAAAGAGGAGAAGCAGAGAACCAAGCTGTACAAAATGCTGCCTAAA CTGGAAGAAGAGTTGAAGGTGCAGATCGAGGCCTGGGAGCAGGAGCATTGTTCACAATTTTTGGTTAATGGACAAAACTTCATGGGTTATGTATCGGAGCAATGGGAGCGGCATAAATTGGAGAAAGAGCGTGAGAAACAAGAGCGG CAACTGAAAAAGAATAGGCTGATTGAAGAAGAAATGCTGTATGGCAGTGCACCAAAAACTCCAAGCAAGCGAAAGGTTAATCCAGCCAATACACCAGGGAAGTTACGGAAG CTAAATGGTACATCGATTGCTAGTGCCACTCCCAACAGCACCTTTCGCTCTGCTATTGGCAGTAGTGTCTGTTTCTCACCAATCTCCCGACCCCCACTGTCTGGACGCAAG CCAGGGCAATCTACGTGCACACCGGGATATTCTGCTAAAAAACTCCCACGCCATGGTTTCAATGAAAGGAACAAAGAGAATATTTCTCACTTAAGTGCAACAGCAGTGAGTG